The Merismopedia glauca CCAP 1448/3 genomic interval TCTTGAGCCAAAGTGTTCAGAGTAGCACGACCTTCTTCACCACCCAAGCGTGAGAGAGATTGAGCCACACGGAAACGGATTTGCCAATCTGGATCGCTAGCTAGGGGAATTAGTAAAGCTACGCCACGAGGATCGCCTAGTTCTCCTAAAGATGCTAACGCAGCAGTTTTGATCAGTTCATTATCAGAGGAGATAGCCTCACTCAATAAATCAAAACCTCTCGGATCGCCCATTTCCCCTAAAGCGGCAATAATACTAAACTGAACTAACCATTCTGGACTTTGGTGGTAAACCTGTGCTAAATCGGGAAAGGCTGAAGTCAATTTCAAAGCAGCTAGTGCGTCGGCGGCGACAGCCTGTACGTCTGGTTCTGGATCGTTGAGCAAGCGATCGCGCAATAATTCTAAGGAAGCATCTAAATTCTCACCCCCGAAGCTATCCATTTTACTAATGGCGGCGTAGCGTATCCGTGGGTGGCGATCTTTAACTACCAACTGTAATAGTTCAAAGGCTGTGGCTGACTCTAGTTGGGGTAGTTGATTGATCCCGCGCATGCGATCGCCAAAGTCTGCTGCGGAGAGTAATTCTTTGACTGATTCAGGAGTGACACTCATGGCTGGTCCTTGAATTGGTGCGTCATTAGTTTATCAAGCATGGCTGACCAACTGCTAAGTTGCGTGTGCAAATAAGTTTGATTAGTGAGAGTGACGCGGTGACACTGAGAAGGTTTCAGCTAATGCCTATCTAAGTACCTGTGCCAAATTAATTTAAGATTTGGCTGAGTAAGGAGTAAAGAGTGTGGAATCGTTCTCTTCTTGGCTAGGTTAATCAGATGTTACAAGATTAGCCCCTACAACGATAAGATTTTATCTTCAAAAGCAAATATGGGAGAGCCGACAAGTTAAATTTTTCGCTCAAAAGATTCTTTAGCTAGACTTAGAGGGAAAATTAAACTAGATATCAATTCAATATCTTCCTAATTCCTGCTTGAGATCTAAGCCATGAAAAGAACCCTGTTGACCTCAGCTACCCTATTAACCCTAATTAATCTACCAATTGTCGTTTTAGCTGAAAATGCGGCACATACCAGTCAATTACTATCTACAAAACAGTGTGAGCAATGCCAACTCAGTAGTGCTGGCTTAGTGATGGCAGAACTATCCGGGGCTAAATTAGCAGGTTCTGACTTAACTCGTGCTAACCTAAGTCGGGCGAACCTCACTGGTGCAGACCTAAGAGGTGCTAAACTAACAGGCGCTTCTTTATATGGAGCTAATCTAGTTGGCGCAGATTTGACAGGTGCAGACTTAACTGCTGTGGATTTGCGAGGGGCGTATCTTTATAATGCCAAGATGGTTGGTGTTGACCTAAGTACAGCTTACATGGAAGGAGCTATAGGCGTTCCCAATCAATCTGGAACTGCGGAAGATTTTTACAGATGGGCCGCAATTGAAGGGCAAAAAGGTAATTATGAGGTAGCAATTGAACGCTACAATCAGGCTTTAGCCCTCAAACCACAGTTAGCTGGGGCTTATTTGGGTAGAGGATTAGCCCGATATCGCTTGGGAGATGAACCAGGGGCGACTCAAGATGCGAAGATAGCTGGGCAAATTTTTAAGGAGCAACAAAATCAACCTGGCTATCAAGCATCACAAGATTTTGTTAAAGCGTTAGAGATAGCTAAGCAACCAGAGAAAGAGCGGAAAAGTGGCTCTAGTTTTGTCAATGTTTTAGGTGGAATTGCGAGTATGTTACTGCAATTTCTTTTATAAAGGAACAAGGAAGGAGGAAGAGGGAAGAAGGAAGAAGTTTCAAATACTTTTACCCAATGCCCAAGTCGAAAGTCAAAAGTAAACTAAGTCTGTAAACTAAGTTTAATTGGTCAATGCCCCATGCCCCATGCCCATTACCCATGCCTTTGTTGATGCCATTGCCAAGCATGAGTCAAAATATCTTCTAAACCAGGATATTGTGGCTTCCATCCGAGTATTTGGTGAGCTTTTTCGCTGCTGCCAACCAAAACGGGTGGATCTCCAGGGCGGCGATCGCTCTCTACTACCATTATCTCTTTGCCTGTCACTTGACGGGCGGTTTCAATGACTTCTTTGACTGAAAAACCGTTTCCATTCCCCAAGTTAAAGACTCCTGTTTCGCCACCAGCTAGAAGGTAATCTATGCCCAAAACGTGCGCTTGAGCTAGATCGTTGACGTGGATGTAATCCCGAATGCACGTACCGTCTGGAGTGGGATAATCTGTCCCAAATACAGATATAGATTCCCTTTTTCCTAAAGCTGCCATTAAAACTAAGGGAATTAGGTGCGTCTCAGGATTGTGATCTTCTCCTAGCAATCCACTGGGATCTGCTCCAGCCGCGTTGAAATAGCGGAAATAGACTGATTTAAAGTCATAAGCTATGTTAAAATCCGATAAAATCCGCTCTACCATTAATTTACTCGCCCCATAGGGATTAATCGGATCTTGGGGATGCTCTTCGGGGATGGGGACGGTTTTAGGGACACCGTAGGTAGCACAGGTAGAAGAAAAGACAAATTTGTTAATTTTGGCAGCCAACATCGCTTCTAGCAGCGTCAGAGTTCCCAAGACGTTGTTGCGGTAATATTTGTCGGGGTATTGCACCGATTCGCCAACGTAAGCAAAAGCGGCAAAATGCATCACGGCTGCGATATTGTGAGTAGCGAAGAGTCGATCTAGTAAAGGGCGATCGCTCGTATCTCCTACCACCATCTCTACTTGTAACACGCGATCGACCAAATCTTGATGCCCATAAACTAGATTATCGAGGATAACTACTTCATATCCAGCTTGTTTCAGGGCTAAAACTGCGTGGGAACCGATATATCCGGCTCCTCCAGTAACGAGAATTTGTGGCTTGGTTGGAGACATGGGAAAATCTAAATCAGCTTTA includes:
- the nblB gene encoding phycobilisome degradation protein NblB; the protein is MSVTPESVKELLSAADFGDRMRGINQLPQLESATAFELLQLVVKDRHPRIRYAAISKMDSFGGENLDASLELLRDRLLNDPEPDVQAVAADALAALKLTSAFPDLAQVYHQSPEWLVQFSIIAALGEMGDPRGFDLLSEAISSDNELIKTAALASLGELGDPRGVALLIPLASDPDWQIRFRVAQSLSRLGGEEGRATLNTLAQDSVEQVAQAAQELL
- a CDS encoding pentapeptide repeat-containing protein, encoding MKRTLLTSATLLTLINLPIVVLAENAAHTSQLLSTKQCEQCQLSSAGLVMAELSGAKLAGSDLTRANLSRANLTGADLRGAKLTGASLYGANLVGADLTGADLTAVDLRGAYLYNAKMVGVDLSTAYMEGAIGVPNQSGTAEDFYRWAAIEGQKGNYEVAIERYNQALALKPQLAGAYLGRGLARYRLGDEPGATQDAKIAGQIFKEQQNQPGYQASQDFVKALEIAKQPEKERKSGSSFVNVLGGIASMLLQFLL
- the galE gene encoding UDP-glucose 4-epimerase GalE, which codes for MSPTKPQILVTGGAGYIGSHAVLALKQAGYEVVILDNLVYGHQDLVDRVLQVEMVVGDTSDRPLLDRLFATHNIAAVMHFAAFAYVGESVQYPDKYYRNNVLGTLTLLEAMLAAKINKFVFSSTCATYGVPKTVPIPEEHPQDPINPYGASKLMVERILSDFNIAYDFKSVYFRYFNAAGADPSGLLGEDHNPETHLIPLVLMAALGKRESISVFGTDYPTPDGTCIRDYIHVNDLAQAHVLGIDYLLAGGETGVFNLGNGNGFSVKEVIETARQVTGKEIMVVESDRRPGDPPVLVGSSEKAHQILGWKPQYPGLEDILTHAWQWHQQRHG